Part of the Rhizobium sp. WYJ-E13 genome is shown below.
CGTCCGGCTTCAGCACGCCGATCGCCGCCTTGGCGCTCGTCGATTTGCCGGAGCCGTTCGGGCCGATCAGCGTGACGATCTCGCCGCGCGAAACGGAGAAATCCACACCGCGCACCAGCCAGCGACCGCCGCGGCGAATGCCGACATTGTCGAGTGAAACCAGCGGTCCGGCCCTGCTGCCGGCGGGGCTATTTGCGGGAGAGAGCATCAAATTTTCCGAAAGTGCTGTTGCGTCCTGCTATTGCACACGTTATAGCATAACGCAATTGATGTAATAACATAACAATTGCAATTCAAGCGGAGCATGCAGATGAAACTGGCGATGGGCCTTACCCTCGTAATCCCGGCCTTCCTTTTCGCCGGGTCCCTCCAGGCCGCCGATGCCCCTGTGGTCGTCACCTCGATCAAGCCGATCCATTCGCTGGTTTCGGCCATCATGCAGGGTGTCGGCAAGCCGGAGCTCATCGTCGATGGCGCCGCCTCCCCGCACACCTATAACCTCAAACCCTCCAATGCCCGCGCTTTGCAGGATGCCAAGGTGATCTTCTGGGTCGGCCCCGGCCTCGAGGCCTTCCTCGAAAAGCCGCTGCAATCGCTGGGTTCTGACGCGATCGTCGCCCAGCTCGATGAGGCGCCAGGTCTGGTGAAGCTGCCCTTCCGCGAAGGCGGGGCGTTCGAGGCTCATGACGATGGCGACGAGCACGATAGTGCTTCCGCTGACGAACATGAAAGCGCCGAGGCCGGTCACGATCATGCTCATGAAGAGGCAGAAGGCGACCATGACCATGGGCACGGCAGCTTCGACACTCATCTCTGGCTCGACCCCATGAACGCCAAAGCCATGGCCGCCGAGATCACCACCACGCTGGTTGCTGCCGATCCCGCCAATGCACTGACCTACGAGGCCAACGCCAAGGCGCTGGATGACAAACTCGATGCGCTCGACAAGGAAATCGCCGCCACCGTGTCACCGGTGAAGGACAAGCCCTTCATCGTCTTCCACGATGCCTACCAGTATTTCGAACATCGCTACCATATCCGCGTCGCCGGCTCGATTACCGTCAGCCCCGAGACCATTCCGGGCGCCGAGCGTGTCTCGGAGATCCACAAGAAGGTCGGCGATCTCGGTGCAACCTGCGTGTTCGCAGAGCCACAATTCGAGCCGCGCCTCGTCAATGTCGTCATCGAAGGCACAAAGGCGAAGTCGGGCGTGCTGGACCCCGAAGCCGCCACCTTGCCCGCCGGCCCGGATCTTTATTTCACCCTCATGCGCGGCATTGCCGACAGCATGAGAGACTGCCTTGCCAGCGCATAGTCCGAACCGATCTTCGATAGGAACATGCGCCACTCTATAAGTGAGGGAGCGTCTCGACGCTTCCCATTGGACTTGCAGCCCTCCCCGTGAGCGCTGCGGCGAAAGAAGGCGGCGACACCCCCGTTCCGCCTTTTTTTGCTCAATATGAGTGTTACGTTATAACATAATAAGGACGACATCATGGACAAGCGACTTCCCGTCACCGTACTGTCAGGCTTCCTCGGCGCCGGCAAGACGACGCTGCTCAATCACGTGCTCGCAAATCGCGAGGGCATGCGCGTCGCCGTCATCGTCAACGATATGAGCGAGGTGAATATCGACGCAAAGCTGGTGCGCGATGGCGGCGCCAATCTCTCGCGCACCGAGGAACAGCTGGTAGAAATGACCAATGGCTGCATCTGCTGCACGCTGCGCGACGACCTTCTGAAAGAGGTGCGCCAGCTCGCCGAACAGGGCCGCTTCGACTATCTGCTGATTGAATCTACCGGCATTGCCGAGCCCCTGCCCGTCGCCACCACCTTCGAATTCCGCGACGAGAATGGGCTCAGCCTCTCGGATGTCGCCCGCCTCGATACGATGGTTACCGTCGTCGATGCCGCCAATCTGCTCGCCGATTACGCCTCGGCCGATTTCCTCGCCGACCGCGGCGAAACCGCCGGCGACGGCGACAACAGGACGATCATCGATCTCCTCGTCGAGCAGATCGAATTTGCCGATATCGTCGTGCTGAACAAGATCGGCACTGCAAGTGAAGAGCAGCGTGACGCGGCTCGCAAGATCATCACCGGCCTCAATCCGGATGCCCGTATCATCGAAACGGACTTCGGCGAGGTATCGCTGAAAGATGTGCTCGGCACCGGCCGTTTCGATATCGACAGGGCCGAAACCCATCCGCTCTGGTATAAGGAACTGCACGG
Proteins encoded:
- a CDS encoding zinc ABC transporter substrate-binding protein → MKLAMGLTLVIPAFLFAGSLQAADAPVVVTSIKPIHSLVSAIMQGVGKPELIVDGAASPHTYNLKPSNARALQDAKVIFWVGPGLEAFLEKPLQSLGSDAIVAQLDEAPGLVKLPFREGGAFEAHDDGDEHDSASADEHESAEAGHDHAHEEAEGDHDHGHGSFDTHLWLDPMNAKAMAAEITTTLVAADPANALTYEANAKALDDKLDALDKEIAATVSPVKDKPFIVFHDAYQYFEHRYHIRVAGSITVSPETIPGAERVSEIHKKVGDLGATCVFAEPQFEPRLVNVVIEGTKAKSGVLDPEAATLPAGPDLYFTLMRGIADSMRDCLASA
- the zigA gene encoding zinc metallochaperone GTPase ZigA, which encodes MDKRLPVTVLSGFLGAGKTTLLNHVLANREGMRVAVIVNDMSEVNIDAKLVRDGGANLSRTEEQLVEMTNGCICCTLRDDLLKEVRQLAEQGRFDYLLIESTGIAEPLPVATTFEFRDENGLSLSDVARLDTMVTVVDAANLLADYASADFLADRGETAGDGDNRTIIDLLVEQIEFADIVVLNKIGTASEEQRDAARKIITGLNPDARIIETDFGEVSLKDVLGTGRFDIDRAETHPLWYKELHGFKDHVPETEEYGIRSFVYREKRPFHPAKLQAFLDRGWPGVVRAKGFFWLATRPHHVGEISQAGAIVRTGKMGLWWAAIPREQWPGEPAFLRAIAPYLDPVWGDRRQEIVFIGADPMDETWIRSELDACLVESDAFTPERWRNLPDPFVSWNRQAA